In Panthera tigris isolate Pti1 chromosome C1, P.tigris_Pti1_mat1.1, whole genome shotgun sequence, the following proteins share a genomic window:
- the CDK5R2 gene encoding cyclin-dependent kinase 5 activator 2, with amino-acid sequence MGTVLSLSPASSAKGRRPGGLPEEKKKAPPAGDEALGGYGAPPAGKGGKGESRLKRPSVLISALTWKRLVAASAKKKKGSKKVTPKPASTGPDPLVQQRNRENLLRKGRDPPDGGGATKPLAVPVPTVPAAAATCEPPSGGSGAAPPPGSGGGKPPPPPPPAPQAAPPVPGGSPRRVIVQASTGELLRCLGDFVCRRCYRLKELSPGELVGWFRGVDRSLLLQGWQDQAFITPANLVFVYLLCRESLRGDELASAAELQAAFLTCLYLAYSYMGNEISYPLKPFLVEPDKERFWQRCLRLIQRLSPQMLRLNADPHFFTQVFQDLKNEGEAAAGAGGPPSGGAPAAPSSSSAARDSCATGAKHWTMNLDR; translated from the coding sequence ATGGGCACGGTGCTGTCTCTATCCCCCGCCTCTTCGGCCAAGGGCCGGAGGCCCGGCGGGCTGCCCGAAGAGAAGAAGAAAGCGCCGCCCGCGGGGGACGAGGCGCTGGGGGGCTACGGGGCGCCGCCAGCAGGCAAGGGCGGCAAAGGCGAGAGCCGGCTCAAGCGGCCGTCAGTGCTCATCTCGGCGCTGACCTGGAAGCGCCTGGTGGCCGCATCTGCCAAGAAGAAGAAAGGCAGCAAGAAGGTGACGCCCAAGCCGGCATCCACGGGCCCTGACCCCCTGGTCCAGCAACGCAACCGCGAGAACCTTCTCCGCAAGGGTCGGGATCCCCCCGACGGCGGCGGCGCCACCAAGCCACTGGCGGTGCCGGTGCCCACCGTGCCCGCGGCCGCTGCCACCTGCGAGCCGCCGTCGGGGGGCAGCGGGGCCGCCCCGCCGCCGGGTTCCGGTGGGGGCAAGCCTCCACCGccgccacccccagccccgcagGCGGCGCCGCCGGTGCCTGGCGGCTCGCCGCGGCGGGTCATCGTGCAGGCGTCCACCGGCGAGCTGCTGCGCTGCCTGGGCGATTTCGTGTGCCGACGCTGCTACCGCCTCAAGGAGCTGAGCCCGGGCGAGCTGGTGGGCTGGTTCCGCGGAGTGGACCGCTCGCTGCTGCTGCAGGGCTGGCAAGACCAGGCCTTCATTACGCCCGCCAACCTGGTGTTCGTGTACCTGCTGTGCCGCGAGTCGTTGCGCGGGGATGAGCTGGCGTCGGCCGCCGAGCTGCAGGCCGCCTTCCTCACCTGCCTCTACCTCGCCTACTCCTACATGGGCAACGAGATCTCATACCCGCTCAAGCCCTTCCTCGTGGAGCCCGACAAGGAGCGCTTCTGGCAACGCTGCCTGCGCCTCATCCAGCGGCTCAGCCCCCAGATGCTGCGGCTCAACGCCGACCCCCACTTCTTCACGCAGGTCTTTCAAGACCTCAAGAACGAGGGCGAGGCCGCCGCCGGCGCCGGGGGTCCACCCAGCGGGGGCGCGCCCgcggccccctcctcctcctcggccgCCAGGGACAGCTGCGCGACCGGAGCCAAGCACTGGACTATGAACCTGGACCGCTAA